TTGCCATCCCCAATGAGGCAGCAGATAAGATGCAGCAAAGGCAGCGATCATTGCACCTGTAGGCATTCCGGCCCACATATAGAGGGACAGTCCTGCACGTAAGCGTGAAGGTGCGTACTCACTCCCGAACGCCAAGGCATTAGGGATAACACCTCCCATGCCAAGACCGGCCAAGAATCGATACACACCCAACTCTGTGCAACTGCTAATATGGACGGTCATATAAGTAAAAAAGCCAAATACAAGGGCAGAAGCGAACATGGTTTTCTTACGTCCATATTTATCGGCAACCATCCCCAGGGCAACAGCTCCGATCATCGGCCCCAACTGGCCGGCACTGACGGCAGCTCCAATCTCAGCTGGCGACACGCCCAGGTGCTTCATCATCCCCGGAATAGCAACGCCAATAACAGTCAAATCAAATCCATCAAAAAAAACGACTATAAAGCAAAGAACACAAATACCGATCTGATAGGCAGAAAAGGGAAGATCATCGAAGACTTCATTGACATCAAGGGTCTTACTTACACTCATACTCAAACCTCCTTGGGTTGAGAGCTGGACTTCATTTCATTGAATGAGCGAACTGAAGCCAAAGTAATTTCTTATTGCATAAAGAAATAACCTGAATCAATTTCTTTTCTTTCAAGGTCGAATAAGAACCGTTTTGACCGAGAAAAACCAGCTCAGAAGGTTTTCATAAATCACCAGCAGGAAGCCCTAAAAAATGAGCAAAATTGAATTTAATATAATCATTTGTATAAATCTCATCTTCGAGATTAAAATGAGAACTCAATATTAAATATTAATGATTCAAAAAGTAATAGAAATATTCAACAAAACTGTTCTCTTAAATATAATTAAAAACCTTCTTTTAAAAATTTTCTATTATCTAGAAACAGCTACTCAAAATTTCATAAAAAAGAAATAGCATTAAATATCTCTCCGGCATCGCCAGCATTTCCCCAGTAAAAATATCAACTAATCCTGTCCAAAAAAAAGTATCAAGCTTCGTACTGTAAAAAAATCTCCAGCCTGAGCTAACAGAAAGCCAGATCAGAAAAACTGCTCATTCAGGCTGGAAATAACATCCTCAAGGGATAAGTGTTATATTAATTATCTTTTTTATCTTCTTCTTTGAATGTGATATTCCCTTTATCATATTCTTTTGAAGGTTTAAATTTTGTCGATCCATAGTTTTGACCAGGTTTCATTGCAAGGGGATCGATAGGTTTTTTAACTTTTTTTGGTTTAGATTCTTCTGACATGATTAATCTCCTTTTTTTGATCGGTAGCTTATTTTTTTACAAACTAAGAAACTTAAAAATATAAAAATAAAAAGTTTATTTTGTATCTTGAGTAGTTATTTTATTGTCAGATACAAAACCATATACAGTTTTCAAGAGAAATATAATGTGCTGGTCATGTAACCCCTATTGTGGCTGATGTAAACCGCCTAAGCCGAAACCGCTTAAATGTGAGCACTGTGGCACCTATAACTTCTCTGATCTGAAAAACTGCAGAAAATACAAAAAACTTTTACCGGAAAGAGAGCCACCAAAACCGGTCATGTGCCTTTACATTGGCCAGATGTGCGCCAATCCATGCCAGCGTCATAAAAAAACGCCGGACCAAGAAGCTCATCCTTACTGCAGATGGCACACCCCGGTCGATTGAACCCTTCCTTTATGTTCGGACAGGATTTAACATTCAAAATAATTCTAATTTTCAAAGATCCTGAAAAAGCCCTTTTTGTCAGCAAAAAAAGACCCTGGAAGCCCCTTGGGGCTTCCAGGTCAATGCCCCGTTAAGGGACGAAGATGACTGTTTTTTTGCCCATCTCTGACGCTTTTTGGGCCAGTTCTTCAAGCGGCCCGTATTCCATACACTGGCTGAGGCAGTGGTGGACACAGGTCGGTTTTTTACCTGCAGCAACCCGATCTGCACAAAGATCGCAGAGCTGGGTCGGAGTTGGGATGTAATCCCATTCAAATTTGCCCGGAGTCACTTCCCAGGGACCATTTTCAAGCAGCTTGATGCCCCATTGGCCACGTGGAAGCTTCAGAACGTTTTTACACGCAACTTCGCAGCTATGGCAGCCTGTGCAGTATTGATAGTTAATCAACAATCCGTTTTTGGACATTTCGTTCCTCCAATCATTCATTGATTTCGGCTGCGAATATATTTCGCATACCCCAAGCTCGGCCGGTCACAGCGCCACGAGACAATTGTCTGTGACCGGCCTTTCATTTGCTAAGCGACTTCCTTAATCAAGCAGTGATGACAACGTCATCAAAGTTCTGCAAGCGCGAAGCTTTGCAGATCATCTGTTTGAGCGGAGCACCGAAACCAAGTTTTCCGATATGCTTGTGGGGCACCATGTTGTTAACGTTGGACTGCCACACACCGAACAGGTTCGGCTCCTCGCCATTCTGCTCGGGGAACCACCAACCGTGAGTTGCATGAACAACTTTGGGATGGATTGTCGGCGTCACTTTTGCGCGCATTTTAGCCCTGCCAAACATGTTCTCAAGCAAGACCCAGTCGCCTTCTTTGATACCAAGATCTGCCGCGGTTTCCGGATGCAACTCGACAACCGGATCGGGGTCAATCTCACGCAAGGTGGCAATCTGGCGGTGTTCGGAGTGGAACGAAGTCACCTTACGAGCACCAGTGGTCAGCACCAGTGGGTACTCCTTCCACAGCTCCGGAGTACTGACCGGGCTGTAAGGGGGCTCTTTGAAGTACGGCAGGGCATCATCGCCCCAAGCTTCAAAGAGGGTCGAAGACAATTCAACCATCCCGGTAACAGTGTTGAAACCGGGCTCTCCATCACCCCGCAGCATACCTTTTTCATATTTTTTATAGGTATACTTCGGAGTGTAGACACCCATTTCTCTCAAACCATTGAAGTCGACACCCAATTCGGGCTCAAGCTGTTGGCTGAAGAAATCCTGGACATTGTCATAGGGCCACATGTCCGGGTGCAGTTTTTTACCCAATTCGATACAAACTTCGATATCGGAACGGGTATCACCAACGCGCAGCGCCTGGTTGATCGGTCCGAGGGTCACCGAGTTACGCCCGAAGTGAGTGATGACGACGCCATCATGTTCAGCGAAGGTCGGCAGCGGCAGGAACACATCACCAAAAGCCATGGCCGTCGGGGTCATGAAGCAATCCTGAACGACGTTGAACTCGAGGGTTTTCAGTGCATGATACCAGCGGTCGCACTGAACGGCACAGGTCGGAGTGATGAAGTTACTACTGTTGAACCAGCCCATGCGCAGACGATACGGCTTGCCGCTTTCCAGAGTGTCCAGAGTTTCATCCGGGTGGGTGGTTGCCAGAGCAGTACTGAGGGCCGGCCATTCCTTGGCGCCGATCCGCTTGTCCCACAGTTCGTCAGACAGGTTACGACGGGTTTCAACCCGCCATTTACCCAGCAGGGCAGCCGGCGGTCCAAGGGTAATACCACCCGGAACGTCAAGGTTGCCGGTGATTGCGGCAATCGACAGGATGGCATGGCCCATCTGCACGCCGTTGGGGTTTTCGTCAGTTGCCAGGCCCCATTGGATGGAGCAGGGTTTCGCTTTGGCGATGAGACGAGCGACAGCAATGATGGTTTCTTCCGGAACCCAGGTAATCCCGGCAACTTTGGCCGGCGGGTATTCCTGAACGCGCTCTTTGAGCTCATCGAAACCATAGGTCCAGTTTTCAACAAAGTCTTTATCGTAGAGTTCTTCATTGATAATGACATTGAGGAAAGCCAGGGCCAGGGCAGAGTCGGTACCGGGGCGAAGTTGGCAGACATATTCTGAACGAGTACCAAGCCAGGTCATCCGCGGATCGACGTGAACGATTTTGGTCCCACGCTTCATCATATCGATCAAAGCATGGCCGAAGAAACCGTCGGGGTTTGAATACAGAGCGTTCTTACCCCATTCAACAATAACTTCCGGCAGGGTAAACCCGGGGTCGTCATAACGTTTTTCAAAGTAACCGGCGTAGTCGATCTCCGGGTATCCGGCACCGAGGATATAGTCGGTGATAGCGCAGCGCGGTCCGTAACAGGACCAACCGCTCAGGGGGTAGCAGACGTTCGGGGTGCCGATTGAGGCAAACCCGAGCGGATAGTAATAGAGACAGGCCTGGCGACCGGTACCACCGAACACGATGATTGATTCGGCACCATGTTTCTCTTTGAATTCTTTGATTTTCGGAACAATGATATCCCATGCTTCGTCCCATGAGATCTTGGTCCATTTATTTTTGCCGCGATCTTCTTTAGCCCGTTTCATCGGGGTGGTGATCCGCGAGGGGTGGTGCACATACTCAGGCAGGGTAAGGCATCTGACACACAGACGGCCGTTGGTAATCGGATGTTCTTCGTCACCTTCGACCTCAACCAGTCTTCCGCCTTTGACGGTCAGCTTCATACCACAGCCAACCGGGTGGTCTCCTGGAGGCGACCAACCACAAGTTCTTATTGTAACGGAACCGTCTTCATTTTCTGTTTTCCATTCTTTCTTCATTCGATCTTCCATTGCCATTGAATTACCCATCCTTTCATTCTCGAATGTGAATACACAAAAACAATCCGCTGTCTTTCTTCTCTTTCGCACCTCCTTCTAGAAAATTATTTTTTTTGTTCTGTTTGTTCGGGTTGCAGCTGTTGATTCACGCCTGCTTGTTGTTCGGTTCTTCGGCAGGCAGCAGCGCGCGGACAACACTGCCCCGGTTATGTCTGATCGATATTTCTGCGACTTGTGTGCCAACTCAAATAAAACTCACACGTTCTCATAACTATCTAATTTTAATGATTTTTTCCATTTTACTAAAAATCGGTGATAATTCTCTTTTTGGGATGGGATTCATAGGTCAACAACCGGCTATTAGGCACAACATACTGAAATGACTGAGTTCTTATTTTTAAACTGGGTATCATTTTAGGAACAAAAAAAATCTGCGCAAAAACCCTCGGGACGCCTCCCCAAAAACCGGGAAGAACCCAGCTGGAGGCAAAAAAATGACGTCTTGAACGGAACTGAATAAACTCGGGAGAGGTTGGAAAGGCTGCCGCAAAAATCAATCCGGGGAGAGGATCATCCGCCAAGCTATAACTTGGTTGGTTTTACAAAATCTGCGCTATCTCATCACCCCGATGGGGCTATGCAAAATCCTGGCAAGGAAACAGCCGGTTATCAACCCGTCAAGCGGAGGCAAGCCGGGCTCAAAAGTTGAGTCCTCCCCTTGTGTCCGTAGATGGCAAGAATCAATGGCCGATGCCAAATCATCAGGGTCGGGTCAATCATCTTCTTCCAGAGCTTGCTTGAAATTGGTTCAGGATGACCTTTTCTGCCATCCTGCCGGCGGTTCTAGCTGGTTATCATCCGGAAACGGCCCTTTTCCGCCGTGGTGGTGTCAATCTGCGGGCTTATTTGTGCGGCGTCAAGAACTACGCCTCCGCAGAAGCCCTTGATTTCCTAGCCACAACGAAAAATTGCTCGTTTCCAATCTGAAAACTTTATGCGTTGGTATCCGGAGTTTCCGGATGCCAACTAGCTGAAGGTTAAATCAGCTTTTTTACGGCCATCACAATTGGTCAGCTGATAGGAGCAGAAAGGGATCAAATGCCCCTCAGGACCGGATACGGTCATGCTGCATTGCTTGAGCCGTTTAAGATCCATGCTCATGGCATCCATATAGTTCATGATCAGAATGGAGAGCCCCGGGTCCAACTCGGGATAGATTTTGGCTGCAAGATCAGGAAGCACCGACCCTTGTGGACTGGAAGGATCAAAATGGTGGAGATAATCCTGAACACTCACTGTCCGGCTCAAAGGCTCATCCCCCCGTGGCTGCCGTACGATATAGGTGGTTGCATCGCAAAGCGCGTGTGAACATCCGGTGGGCCAGAAATCATAGGGCTTAAGAATTCCATGACTTTGTTCGGCAAGTTTGAAAATCACATTGCCCATGGTCAGCGGCTGGTTTCCCGCGACGTCAAAACGCCCCGATCCGAAGGCCGGCTGATAAGCGACCCCGACAATCACATCCCGATTATCCAGGGCAAAATCAAGCAGATCACCAAGCTGATGCTCATTGATCCCCTGGATGACCGCCATGGCCAGAACCACCTGCACGCCGGCGGCCCGGCAGTTCTCAATCGCCTGCAGTTTGGTCTGGAGCAGGTTGGCACCGCGAATCTGCTGATAAACCGGATCGGACAGCCCGTCAAACTGCATATATATCCCGGTGATGCCGGCCGCGATCAACTGCTCAAGAAACTGCGGATCACGGCTGATGACCACACCATTGGTATTGACCTCGATGGCACTGAATCCGGCCTGCCGACAGAGGGCGACGATTTCGGGAAGGTCCTTACGAACAGTGGGTTCGCCGCCGGTCAACTGCAGGCTGACCTGTGGCCCGCATTGTTCCAGAATGGTCTCCAGGCGTCGGGCGATATCGTCCAAACTGAGATCGGTCGAATAATTTTCCTGATTATCGTCCGCTGCCATAAAACAGACCGGACAGCGTAGATTGCAGCGTTGCGTCAACTCCAGTTCAACCAGCCGCGGATGATGACGGTGGCTGGCGCACAAACCGCAATCGTCAGGGCAGCCACGATCGACACAGTGAGTGACTTTGGGACGAAGATGAGGAAACTTGAAATCCTTGAGCCAGCGATAATGTGCTGCATCAGGCCACAGGTAGCAGGAAAAAGACCCATGCCGGGGACACTCCTTTTCCATAGAGACAGTATTATCGTCATTCACCACAATACGCGCCTCGACAACCTCAAGACATGTCGGGCAAACGCTCTGGGTCGCTTCCAGCAGCTTCACATTGATCTCCGTTTTACTTCCAGCAAGGTAAAGACTCTTCGCAAGAGCGGATTGTTGAAAACAATCCTTTCCGCGACTTTTTCAAGCAGGGCAAGACAAAGATGATTCTCCCCATCTCACAAATCGATAAATCACAGGTCAACATTGATTGTGATTTCCCAGCCATGGGCTTAGCAGACTGCTTTCAACAGCCTGAGAGGTTTGCCGGGGACGACTGAGCTCCGTAAGGTAGATGCTCTCAGGAAACAGAACACCAGTCGTCCCCGGCAAGATGAAACAGTTTACAGCCAGATTTTCTTAAGGAACTTCTCTTCTCCCTGCGGCAACCGGGAACGATACTTTTGCTCGCCGGGGAGGAAAGTCCGGTCGGTGCCACTGCGCACGGTCAGCATCCGCATGGTGACCCCGCCGAACAGAGCCAGGACGGCAGCAATCCCCTGAAAAACAGCAACCGGAATCAGGGCCATGATCAACGCTGCCACGGTCCCCAGCACCATAAAGGCGATTTTAAAGGCTCCCGACAGGTCACCATTAATCCAACGCTGTGCGCTGGCCGCCTCGGCAGCTGTGGTCCCGGTCCGTTTGATCCAGAGATAGCCGATCCAGAGCAGCGCCTGGGCCGCCAGCAAAGCAGCCAGCACGACCGGCAAATGGCCCTGTACTGTGGCAGCAGCCGGCGGCAGGATCAGTCCGCACAGGAAATGACCAGCAAAACCGGTCACCAGCGAGGACAGCAAGAACAGCCCCATCAGGCCGGGGCCAGTCCAAAACGGCCGCCCTTTGTGGCGGGCCAGCAGAACCCCGGGGTAGGTGGCAACCACCAGGCCGGTAACAATATTGACGATCACCAGCAGATGGCGCAAACCGCTCCAATCACGCCAGAAAATCAGCTCGGAAGGAATCCCGAAAGAGGCATAAACAAGACCGGAGATAATGGCAAAGGTCATCATCCAGGCCCCAAAGGTCAGAATCGCTTTGGGGTTCATGAAGACTCTCCAGGCCTGCATAGGGCGGCCTAACTCAAGAATCAGAAAACCACAGCCGACACACATGCACAACGGTCCGACGATATTGCCCAGCAATGATGACGTTTCAGGCCCCATAAACAGATCCGTCAATCCGGCAATGACCAGCAT
This genomic window from Pelobacter seleniigenes DSM 18267 contains:
- a CDS encoding 4Fe-4S dicluster domain-containing protein, producing the protein MSKNGLLINYQYCTGCHSCEVACKNVLKLPRGQWGIKLLENGPWEVTPGKFEWDYIPTPTQLCDLCADRVAAGKKPTCVHHCLSQCMEYGPLEELAQKASEMGKKTVIFVP
- a CDS encoding molybdopterin-dependent oxidoreductase, with protein sequence MKKEWKTENEDGSVTIRTCGWSPPGDHPVGCGMKLTVKGGRLVEVEGDEEHPITNGRLCVRCLTLPEYVHHPSRITTPMKRAKEDRGKNKWTKISWDEAWDIIVPKIKEFKEKHGAESIIVFGGTGRQACLYYYPLGFASIGTPNVCYPLSGWSCYGPRCAITDYILGAGYPEIDYAGYFEKRYDDPGFTLPEVIVEWGKNALYSNPDGFFGHALIDMMKRGTKIVHVDPRMTWLGTRSEYVCQLRPGTDSALALAFLNVIINEELYDKDFVENWTYGFDELKERVQEYPPAKVAGITWVPEETIIAVARLIAKAKPCSIQWGLATDENPNGVQMGHAILSIAAITGNLDVPGGITLGPPAALLGKWRVETRRNLSDELWDKRIGAKEWPALSTALATTHPDETLDTLESGKPYRLRMGWFNSSNFITPTCAVQCDRWYHALKTLEFNVVQDCFMTPTAMAFGDVFLPLPTFAEHDGVVITHFGRNSVTLGPINQALRVGDTRSDIEVCIELGKKLHPDMWPYDNVQDFFSQQLEPELGVDFNGLREMGVYTPKYTYKKYEKGMLRGDGEPGFNTVTGMVELSSTLFEAWGDDALPYFKEPPYSPVSTPELWKEYPLVLTTGARKVTSFHSEHRQIATLREIDPDPVVELHPETAADLGIKEGDWVLLENMFGRAKMRAKVTPTIHPKVVHATHGWWFPEQNGEEPNLFGVWQSNVNNMVPHKHIGKLGFGAPLKQMICKASRLQNFDDVVITA
- a CDS encoding radical SAM protein, coding for MNVKLLEATQSVCPTCLEVVEARIVVNDDNTVSMEKECPRHGSFSCYLWPDAAHYRWLKDFKFPHLRPKVTHCVDRGCPDDCGLCASHRHHPRLVELELTQRCNLRCPVCFMAADDNQENYSTDLSLDDIARRLETILEQCGPQVSLQLTGGEPTVRKDLPEIVALCRQAGFSAIEVNTNGVVISRDPQFLEQLIAAGITGIYMQFDGLSDPVYQQIRGANLLQTKLQAIENCRAAGVQVVLAMAVIQGINEHQLGDLLDFALDNRDVIVGVAYQPAFGSGRFDVAGNQPLTMGNVIFKLAEQSHGILKPYDFWPTGCSHALCDATTYIVRQPRGDEPLSRTVSVQDYLHHFDPSSPQGSVLPDLAAKIYPELDPGLSILIMNYMDAMSMDLKRLKQCSMTVSGPEGHLIPFCSYQLTNCDGRKKADLTFS
- the nrfD gene encoding NrfD/PsrC family molybdoenzyme membrane anchor subunit, with the translated sequence MSEKHQTWGWMLAVDFFFAGMGGAMLVIAGLTDLFMGPETSSLLGNIVGPLCMCVGCGFLILELGRPMQAWRVFMNPKAILTFGAWMMTFAIISGLVYASFGIPSELIFWRDWSGLRHLLVIVNIVTGLVVATYPGVLLARHKGRPFWTGPGLMGLFLLSSLVTGFAGHFLCGLILPPAAATVQGHLPVVLAALLAAQALLWIGYLWIKRTGTTAAEAASAQRWINGDLSGAFKIAFMVLGTVAALIMALIPVAVFQGIAAVLALFGGVTMRMLTVRSGTDRTFLPGEQKYRSRLPQGEEKFLKKIWL